The following proteins are encoded in a genomic region of Thioclava nitratireducens:
- a CDS encoding DUF2267 domain-containing protein → MPMPWTYRHAQKEFASFLADARDRMSLDSDKMTYTAIEGVFVTFRARLRPVEAIAFADCLPAVVRAIFLYHWDVMSMPQPFGSRTEMTREAQALRPHHNLTPDNAIEATAFALWRHVNHRDFGAALARIGPEAEAFWRPEVADPAEIAPRII, encoded by the coding sequence ATGCCGATGCCCTGGACCTATCGGCATGCGCAGAAGGAGTTCGCCTCTTTCCTCGCAGATGCGCGCGATCGGATGAGCCTCGATTCCGACAAGATGACCTACACGGCGATCGAGGGCGTCTTCGTGACCTTCCGTGCTCGGCTGCGCCCTGTCGAGGCCATCGCCTTCGCCGATTGCCTGCCTGCGGTGGTACGTGCGATTTTCCTGTATCACTGGGATGTGATGTCGATGCCGCAGCCGTTCGGCAGCCGGACCGAGATGACGCGCGAAGCGCAGGCGTTGCGCCCACATCACAACCTGACCCCCGATAACGCCATCGAGGCCACCGCCTTTGCGCTCTGGCGCCATGTCAATCATCGTGACTTCGGGGCCGCTCTCGCGCGGATCGGGCCGGAAGCGGAAGCATTCTGGCGCCCGGAGGTGGCCGATCCCGCCGAGATCGCGCCGCGCATCATCTAG
- a CDS encoding NifU family protein yields the protein MFIQTETTPNPATLKFLPGQTVLETGTADFPSAETAAKSPLAKRVFAVPGVTGVFFGSDFVTVTKDDTTSWDHAKPAILGAIMEHFQSGAPVIEGEAAPSGHAEHDGEDGAIVSQIKELLDTRVRPAVAQDGGDITFHGFERGVVYLHMQGACAGCPSSTLTLKMGIENLLRHYIPEVSEVRPVNA from the coding sequence ATGTTTATTCAGACCGAGACGACCCCGAACCCCGCGACGCTGAAATTCCTGCCCGGCCAGACCGTGCTGGAGACCGGCACCGCTGATTTCCCCTCCGCCGAGACGGCGGCCAAATCGCCGCTGGCCAAGCGCGTTTTCGCAGTACCCGGCGTGACCGGAGTGTTCTTCGGTTCGGATTTCGTGACCGTGACGAAGGATGACACGACCAGCTGGGATCATGCGAAACCGGCGATCCTCGGCGCGATCATGGAGCATTTCCAGTCCGGCGCCCCGGTGATCGAAGGCGAAGCTGCGCCCTCGGGCCATGCCGAGCATGACGGCGAGGACGGTGCGATCGTCTCGCAGATCAAGGAGTTGCTCGACACCCGCGTGCGCCCGGCCGTGGCGCAGGACGGTGGCGACATCACCTTCCACGGCTTCGAGCGAGGCGTGGTCTACCTGCACATGCAGGGCGCCTGCGCAGGCTGCCCGTCGTCGACGCTGACGCTCAAGATGGGGATCGAGAACCTGCTCAGACATTACATCCCCGAGGTTTCAGAGGTGCGTCCGGTCAATGCCTGA
- a CDS encoding branched-chain amino acid aminotransferase gives MAFGKNIRTWFEGAWHEGDIAVMRAADHGLWQGSSVFDGARLFDGVVPDLDLHCARTNRSAEALMITPTIAPEEMVEIAREGLRKYDKGAAVYVRPMYWAIAGSDLGVAPKPGETGFALCLEEVAMPDPGKSTTLTTTQFRRPVLADNVTDAKAGCLYPNNARMLVEAQRKGFGNALVQDAMGNVAESATANVWMVKDGEYFTPMPNGTFLAGLTRKRIMGLLREGGETVHEAVLTLDDFRNADEVFLTGNFAKVTPVAGFDDVSYTPGKGTQRAREAYMDWAQGSPL, from the coding sequence ATGGCATTCGGCAAAAACATCCGCACATGGTTCGAAGGCGCATGGCACGAGGGCGATATCGCCGTGATGCGCGCCGCCGATCACGGGCTTTGGCAGGGCAGCTCGGTCTTTGACGGGGCGCGACTTTTCGACGGGGTCGTGCCCGATCTAGACCTGCATTGCGCACGCACCAACCGCTCCGCCGAGGCGCTGATGATCACGCCGACCATCGCACCCGAGGAGATGGTCGAAATCGCGCGCGAGGGGCTGCGGAAATATGACAAGGGTGCTGCTGTCTACGTGCGCCCTATGTACTGGGCGATCGCGGGCTCGGATCTGGGCGTCGCGCCGAAGCCCGGCGAAACCGGATTCGCGCTGTGCCTCGAAGAGGTGGCAATGCCCGACCCCGGCAAGTCGACGACGCTGACCACGACGCAGTTCCGCCGTCCCGTTCTTGCCGACAACGTCACCGACGCGAAGGCGGGCTGCCTCTATCCGAACAACGCCCGAATGCTGGTCGAGGCGCAGCGCAAGGGCTTCGGCAACGCGCTGGTGCAGGACGCCATGGGTAACGTCGCCGAAAGCGCGACCGCGAATGTCTGGATGGTAAAGGATGGCGAGTATTTCACGCCGATGCCGAACGGCACCTTCCTCGCAGGCCTCACGCGCAAGCGGATCATGGGCCTTCTGCGCGAGGGCGGCGAGACGGTGCATGAAGCGGTGCTGACGCTCGACGATTTCCGCAATGCCGACGAGGTCTTCCTGACCGGCAACTTCGCCAAGGTCACCCCGGTCGCGGGCTTCGACGATGTCAGCTACACGCCCGGCAAGGGCACACAGCGGGCGCGCGAAGCCTATATGGACTGGGCGCAAGGCTCGCCGCTTTGA
- the tsaB gene encoding tRNA (adenosine(37)-N6)-threonylcarbamoyltransferase complex dimerization subunit type 1 TsaB, with translation MPDLTLGFDTSAAHCAAALLSGEDCLASRHEEMGRGQAERLVPLLEELLAEAGVCWRDVTRIGVGIGPGNFTGVRIAVSAARGLSLSLRAPALGVSITEATQFGSKGPVLAAVAAPRERVYLEGFRMARPVSLDLHDLDALPEGLTEPGLTCIGSAAEAVAQRIGAAVAPAAFSPAEAIARIAAKREVVAGERPAPLYLRAADAAPPSDPPPRILD, from the coding sequence ATGCCTGATCTGACGTTAGGCTTCGACACATCGGCCGCGCATTGCGCGGCCGCTTTGCTGTCGGGTGAAGACTGCCTCGCTTCCCGCCACGAAGAGATGGGACGTGGTCAGGCGGAACGGCTTGTGCCGCTTCTGGAAGAACTCCTCGCCGAGGCGGGCGTTTGCTGGCGCGACGTGACGCGAATCGGCGTCGGGATCGGACCGGGAAATTTCACCGGCGTCCGTATCGCCGTATCCGCCGCACGCGGGCTTTCACTGAGCCTGAGGGCCCCGGCTCTGGGCGTCTCGATCACCGAGGCCACACAGTTCGGTAGTAAGGGCCCGGTGCTTGCGGCGGTCGCAGCCCCGCGCGAGCGTGTCTATCTCGAAGGATTCCGCATGGCCCGGCCCGTTTCGCTCGATCTGCACGATCTCGACGCGCTGCCCGAAGGGCTGACCGAACCCGGGCTGACGTGCATCGGCTCCGCAGCCGAAGCGGTCGCCCAACGGATCGGCGCCGCTGTCGCGCCTGCGGCTTTTTCGCCGGCCGAAGCGATCGCACGCATCGCGGCGAAGCGCGAAGTGGTTGCCGGCGAACGGCCCGCGCCGCTCTACCTGCGTGCCGCAGATGCCGCCCCGCCCTCCGATCCGCCGCCAAGGATCCTCGACTGA
- a CDS encoding ABC transporter ATP-binding protein, which yields MNGTESNNAGRQATAALATENASDAAEAAHAAATPTGAPAIELKGISKAFGTVQANKDISIRVMPGTIHGIIGENGAGKSTLMSILYGFYKADAGEIWIKGKHTHIPDSQAAISAGIGMVFQHFKLVQNFTVLENIILGAEDGALLRPSLSKARKELKRLAEEYELNVDPDEKIEELSVGHQQRVEILKALYRQADILILDEPTGVLTPAEADHLFRILDFLRKEGKTIILITHKLREIMEITDTVSVMRRGEMTATVKTAETSPEQLAELMVGRKVLLNVDKTAAQPGKTVLEIENLRVKDEDGIERLKGINLEIRAGEILGIAGVAGNGQSELLEILGGFAKGTGNIRINGEEIDLTGKHSDGQSRRRRGISHVPEDRHSLGLILDFAAWENMIFGYHSDPAYQKNRFVMDNTGIVAHTAEAMERFDVRPPIPTLPAKSFSGGNQQKIVLAREIERDPALLLVGQPTRGVDIGAIEFIHKRIIELRDQGAAILLVSVELDEIRALSDRVAVMFDGQIMGIGPVETATQTGMGCLMAGMGGEDVRGMDGWTIAAPEESQ from the coding sequence ATGAACGGAACAGAGTCGAACAATGCAGGGCGGCAGGCAACTGCCGCCCTTGCCACTGAAAACGCCAGCGATGCGGCCGAGGCGGCCCACGCTGCCGCAACGCCCACGGGCGCGCCCGCGATCGAGCTTAAAGGCATCTCGAAAGCCTTTGGCACGGTGCAGGCCAACAAGGACATTTCGATCCGGGTCATGCCCGGCACGATCCACGGTATCATCGGCGAGAACGGCGCGGGGAAATCCACGCTGATGTCGATCCTCTACGGCTTCTACAAGGCGGATGCGGGCGAGATCTGGATCAAGGGCAAGCACACTCATATCCCCGACAGCCAGGCTGCGATCAGCGCCGGCATCGGCATGGTCTTCCAGCATTTCAAGCTGGTGCAGAATTTCACCGTGCTCGAGAACATCATCCTTGGCGCCGAGGATGGCGCACTTCTGCGCCCCTCGCTGTCGAAGGCGCGCAAGGAACTCAAGCGCCTCGCCGAGGAATACGAGCTCAACGTCGATCCCGACGAGAAGATCGAAGAGCTTTCCGTCGGCCACCAGCAGCGCGTGGAAATCCTCAAGGCGCTGTATCGTCAAGCAGATATCCTGATCCTCGACGAGCCGACCGGGGTGCTGACACCTGCAGAGGCCGACCACCTGTTCCGCATCCTCGATTTCCTGCGCAAGGAAGGAAAGACGATCATTCTGATCACGCACAAGCTGCGCGAGATCATGGAGATCACCGACACTGTTTCTGTGATGCGCCGCGGCGAGATGACGGCGACCGTGAAGACCGCCGAGACCTCGCCCGAGCAACTGGCCGAGCTGATGGTGGGCCGCAAGGTTCTGCTGAACGTCGACAAGACGGCAGCCCAACCCGGCAAGACCGTACTGGAGATCGAGAACCTCCGCGTGAAGGACGAAGACGGGATCGAACGCCTCAAGGGCATCAATCTCGAAATCCGCGCGGGCGAGATCCTCGGCATTGCGGGCGTGGCGGGCAACGGCCAGTCCGAACTGCTGGAAATCCTCGGCGGTTTCGCCAAGGGCACCGGCAACATTCGCATCAACGGCGAAGAGATCGACCTCACCGGCAAGCACAGCGACGGCCAGTCGCGGCGGCGTCGGGGCATCTCGCACGTTCCCGAAGATCGCCACAGTCTCGGGCTGATCCTCGATTTTGCCGCGTGGGAGAACATGATCTTCGGCTATCACTCGGATCCGGCCTATCAGAAGAACCGCTTCGTGATGGACAATACGGGGATCGTCGCCCACACCGCCGAGGCGATGGAGCGTTTCGACGTGCGCCCGCCGATCCCGACCCTGCCCGCAAAAAGCTTCTCGGGCGGCAACCAGCAGAAAATCGTGCTGGCGCGAGAGATCGAAAGAGATCCGGCCCTGCTGCTGGTGGGGCAACCGACCCGCGGCGTCGATATCGGCGCGATCGAATTCATCCACAAACGCATCATCGAACTGCGCGACCAAGGCGCCGCGATCCTGCTGGTCTCGGTCGAGCTTGACGAAATCCGGGCGCTCTCGGACCGGGTCGCGGTCATGTTCGACGGGCAGATCATGGGCATCGGCCCCGTCGAGACCGCCACGCAGACCGGCATGGGCTGCCTGATGGCGGGCATGGGCGGCGAGGACGTGCGCGGCATGGACGGCTGGACCATCGCCGCGCCCGAGGAGAGCCAATAA
- a CDS encoding BMP family lipoprotein, whose product MTYFTKFLGAATALALSAGAALADPAIIYDLGGKFDKSFNEAAFNGAKRWAEETGGSYKELEMQSEAQREQALRKLAESGANPIVMTGFAFGDTLNTVAPDYPDTKFAIVDMVVDQPNVESIVFKEEQGSYLVGLMAGMASKTGTVGFVGGMDIPLIRKFACGYVQGVKAANPDAKVIQNMTGTTPAAWNDPVKGGEIAKAQISQGADVIYAAAGGTGIGVLQAAADADVLSIGVDSNQNYLHPGKVLTSMLKRVDNAVYDAFSAGPDLKPGIKVMGLADNGVGVAMDDNNKSLVTPEMEKAVEQAKADIASGKIEVHDYMSDDSCPVE is encoded by the coding sequence ATGACCTATTTCACCAAGTTCCTCGGCGCCGCGACCGCGCTCGCGCTGAGCGCCGGGGCCGCGCTGGCCGATCCCGCGATCATTTATGATCTGGGCGGCAAGTTCGACAAGAGCTTCAACGAAGCCGCCTTCAACGGCGCGAAGCGTTGGGCGGAAGAGACCGGCGGCTCCTACAAGGAACTGGAAATGCAGTCGGAAGCTCAGCGTGAGCAGGCCCTGCGCAAACTCGCCGAGTCGGGTGCCAATCCGATCGTGATGACCGGCTTCGCCTTCGGCGACACGCTCAACACCGTCGCCCCCGACTATCCCGACACGAAATTCGCGATTGTCGACATGGTCGTCGACCAGCCCAATGTCGAGTCGATCGTCTTCAAGGAAGAGCAAGGCTCGTATCTCGTCGGCCTGATGGCTGGCATGGCCTCGAAAACCGGTACCGTCGGTTTCGTCGGCGGCATGGACATCCCGCTGATCCGCAAATTCGCCTGCGGCTACGTGCAGGGCGTGAAAGCGGCCAATCCGGACGCGAAAGTCATCCAGAACATGACCGGCACCACCCCGGCGGCTTGGAACGACCCGGTGAAGGGCGGCGAGATCGCCAAGGCCCAGATCAGCCAAGGCGCCGACGTGATCTACGCCGCTGCCGGCGGCACCGGCATCGGTGTTCTGCAAGCGGCTGCCGACGCCGACGTCCTGTCGATCGGCGTGGACAGCAACCAGAACTATCTGCACCCGGGCAAGGTTCTGACCTCGATGCTCAAGCGCGTCGACAACGCCGTCTATGACGCGTTCTCGGCCGGTCCCGATCTGAAGCCGGGCATTAAGGTGATGGGGCTCGCCGATAACGGCGTTGGCGTCGCAATGGACGACAACAACAAGTCGCTCGTCACCCCCGAGATGGAAAAAGCGGTGGAGCAGGCGAAAGCCGACATCGCTTCGGGCAAGATCGAAGTGCATGACTACATGTCGGATGACAGCTGCCCGGTCGAGTGA
- the rimI gene encoding ribosomal protein S18-alanine N-acetyltransferase produces MRAEALAELHAASFTTPRPWNEAEFRDLMRGPGTFLLNENRGFLLGRVIAGEAELLTLAVDPKARRNGTGRELVERFAQEAAELGAESAFLEVSAENDAARALYAATGWKESGRRKGYYRGPEGERIDALVLTLPLSRAGS; encoded by the coding sequence ATGCGCGCCGAAGCTCTCGCCGAACTGCACGCCGCCTCTTTCACCACGCCACGCCCTTGGAACGAAGCCGAGTTCCGGGATCTGATGCGCGGTCCCGGCACCTTTCTGCTGAACGAGAACCGAGGCTTCCTGCTGGGACGCGTCATCGCGGGCGAAGCCGAGCTTCTGACCCTCGCCGTCGACCCGAAAGCGCGCCGCAACGGCACGGGACGCGAGTTGGTCGAGCGTTTCGCGCAAGAAGCCGCAGAGCTGGGGGCCGAGAGCGCCTTCCTAGAAGTCTCCGCCGAGAATGATGCCGCACGCGCGCTTTACGCAGCGACCGGCTGGAAGGAATCAGGCCGTCGCAAGGGCTATTACCGCGGTCCGGAGGGCGAACGCATCGACGCGCTGGTTCTTACGCTGCCACTCTCTAGAGCGGGAAGCTGA
- a CDS encoding universal stress protein, which translates to MRKFLVVLDDTRECLNAMRFAAMRANHTGGGVIILSVIPPDEYQHWIGVAEIMRDEARERIEAHFEVFAKWMRDRQGVEPELVIREGEPVPEIIAVMDEHPEIGVLVLGAGSGKGGAGPLVTQMVKQAGTLPCPLTIVPGEMSKEKLEQIT; encoded by the coding sequence ATGCGCAAGTTTCTGGTTGTGCTCGACGATACCCGCGAATGCCTCAACGCGATGCGGTTCGCGGCGATGCGCGCGAACCATACCGGCGGCGGCGTGATCATCCTTTCGGTGATTCCACCCGACGAGTATCAGCATTGGATCGGCGTAGCCGAGATCATGCGCGACGAAGCCCGCGAGCGGATCGAGGCGCATTTCGAGGTTTTCGCGAAATGGATGCGCGACCGGCAGGGCGTAGAGCCGGAACTGGTGATCCGCGAAGGCGAGCCGGTGCCCGAGATCATCGCCGTGATGGACGAGCATCCCGAGATCGGCGTTCTGGTACTCGGCGCGGGCTCCGGCAAGGGCGGCGCGGGTCCGCTAGTGACGCAGATGGTCAAGCAGGCGGGGACGCTGCCCTGCCCGTTGACGATCGTGCCGGGCGAGATGTCGAAGGAAAAGCTCGAACAGATCACCTGA